One window of the Trifolium pratense cultivar HEN17-A07 linkage group LG2, ARS_RC_1.1, whole genome shotgun sequence genome contains the following:
- the LOC123907025 gene encoding carboxylesterase 1-like, whose translation MSQTSQPSQITDPYKHLHLVQNPNNTITRLNQLPQTSPSSDPTLPISVLTKDITINQTNKTWVRLFLPNKPIPTNHQKLPLIIFFHGSGFILASAGSTMFHDFCVKMVDDLGVFVVSVEYRLAPEHRLPAAFDDAMEALFWIRNVDDDWVTRYVDYSKCYIMGNSAGATIAYNAGLRAVEVVKDLEPLKIQGLILRQPFFGGKERTKSELKLENDQVIPLCVNDLLWELALPIGVDRDHEYCNLTVGNGLEKFDKIRTLGWKVLISGNGGDPLVDREKELAQLMEEEGVHVVKDFEDDGSHGVEYSDPLKAKKLIELITGFIS comes from the exons ATGTCTCAAACATCACAACCATCTCAAATAACCGATCCCTACAAACACCTTCATCTTGTTCAAAACCCAAACAACACAATCACACGTTTAAACCAACTTCCACAAACCTCACCTTCATCCGACCCAACACTTCCAATCTCAGTTCTCACAAAAGACATAACAataaaccaaacaaacaaaacatggGTTCGATTATTCCTACCAAACAAACCAATTCCAACAAATCATCAAAAACTACCTctaattattttctttcatgGAAGTGGGTTTATACTAGCAAGTGCTGGTTCAACTATGTTTCATGATTTTTGTGTGAAAATGGTTGATGATCTTGGTGTTTTTGTTGTCTCTGTTGAGTATCGTCTTGCACCTGAGCATCGATTGCCGGCGGCGTTTGATGATGCTATGGAAGCACTGTTTTGGATAAGaaatgttgatgatgattggGTGACACGTTATGTTGATTATTCTAAATGTTATATCATGGGGAATAGTGCTGGTGCTACCATAGCCTACAACGCAG gtctaagggcaGTAGAAGTTGTGAAGGATCTTGAGCCACTAAAGATCCAAGGGTTAATATTGCGCCAACCATTCTTTGGTGGGAAAGAGAGAACCAAATCAGAGTTAAAGCTTGAGAATGATCAAGTCATTCCATTGTGTGTTAATGATTTATTGTGGGAGTTAGCACTTCCAATTGGTGTTGACCGTGATCATGAGTATTGCAATCTAACGGTTGGGAATGGTCTTGAAAAGTTTGATAAGATAAGGACCCTTGGATGGAAGGTGTTGATTAGTGGGAATGGTGGAGATCCACTGGTGGATCGTGAGAAAGAATTGGCACAATTGATGGAGGAAGAAGGTGTTCATGTTGTGAAGGATTTTGAGGATGATGGTTCTCATGGTGTAGAGTATTCTGATCCATTGAAAGCTAAGAAATTGATTGAGTTAATTACGGGTTTTATTTCATAA
- the LOC123907026 gene encoding probable carboxylesterase 120, producing MTTISFILLTLAIKYHHIVFLKSTMAFFSLTKFTFLFSLTLTFLLMLNSTKPQTLSPKPCNNPYKQLNLILNPNGTITRPNKPPETPPSLDPTLPVLSKDLIINQSKGTWARIYVPRKTLNQTPKKLPLVIFFHGGGFIFLSAASTIFHDFCFNMANDIVSVVASVEYRLAPEHRLPAAYEDAVEALHWIKTNYQSDDWLKNHVDFSSVFLMGSSAGGNIAYNTGLRVEDGDSGISKMIKGLILVQPFFSGIHRMDSELRLVSDSHLSLCNNDMLWELSLPVGANRDHEYCNPTVGDNILRLENIRRLGWSVLVTDCDGDPLVDRSIGLVRFMEKKGVRVMGHFTKGDYHGVQDSEPLKAKELFVVIKKFISSLPNQAIE from the coding sequence ATGACCACTATCTCATTCATTCTCCTAACTTTAGCAATTAAATACCATCATATAGTATTTCTGAAATCAACCATGGCATTCTTTTCATTAACAAAATTTACATTTCTATTCTCCTTAACATTAACATTCCTCTTAATGTTAAACTCAACCAAACCCCAAACACTATCACCAAAACCATGCAACAATCCTTACAAACAACTCAACCTTATCCTTAATCCAAATGGAACAATAACACGACCAAACAAACCACCCGAGACACCTCCTTCATTAGATCCGACCCTCCCCGTTCTCTCCAAAGATCTCATCATTAATCAATCGAAAGGCACGTGGGCGCGGATCTATGTACCCCGCAAAACACTTAATCAAACCCCCAAAAAACTTCCTCTTGTCATTTTTTTCCATGGTGGTGGATTCATTTTTCTTAGCGCGGCTTCAACAATTTTCCATGATTTTTGCTTCAACATGGCAAATGACATTGTATCGGTTGTTGCGTCTGTTGAGTATCGTCTTGCCCCGGAGCATAGACTCCCAGCTGCATATGAAGATGCAGTGGAGGCTCTGCACTGGATCAAAACTAATTATCAATCAGATGATTGGCTTAAAAATCATGTCGATTTTTCTAGTGTTTTTCTTATGGGTAGTAGTGCAGGAGGAAACATAGCGTATAACACCGGTCTCCGTGTAGAAGATGGAGATAGTGGAATTTCTAAGATGATTAAAGGACTTATACTAGTTCAGCCTTTTTTCAGTGGAATCCATAGGATGGATTCCGAACTTAGGCTTGTTAGTGATTCTCATTTGTCACTCTGTAACAATGATATGTTGTGGGAATTGTCGTTACCTGTTGGTGCTAACCGTGATCATGAGTATTGCAATCCAACAGTTGGAGATAATATTTTGAGATTGGAAAACATTAGACGACTTGGATGGAGTGTGTTGGTGACTGACTGTGACGGTGATCCACTCGTGGATCGTTCAATCGGGTTAGTGAGATTTATGGAAAAAAAAGGAGTGAGGGTTATGGGACATTTTACAAAAGGGGATTATCATGGTGTTCAAGATAGTGAGCCATTGAAAGCTAAGGAACTCTTTGTGGTGATTAAAAAGTTCATTTCATCTTTGCCTAATCAGGCAATTGAATGA
- the LOC123904834 gene encoding carboxylesterase 1-like produces MSKHEPKEALPLDSNPTVDPSEIQPIIINPDGSVTRNVKIPSTEPTQDPNNIVLTKDVLLNPINKTFIRLFLPRIALHTSKKLPLIVYYHGGGFVFFSASSTINHDFCVKLAEKIGVVVASVDYRLAPEYRLPTAYDDAVEALHWLQTTSEKWVLQFCDVSNCYLMGSSAGGNIAYHASLRVAKTIDEVDFDQFKIRGLILHHPFFGGSKRTNTELRFENDRALPLKASDLMWEFSLPEGVGRDHKFCNPMIVDEEDGECFDKIKRLGLKILLTGCDGDPLIDRQVKFVEMLRHKGIEVVSYFGKGFHGMELLEPKGDEPLFEQIKYFINNSIA; encoded by the coding sequence ATGTCTAAACATGAACCAAAAGAAGCTTTACCATTAGATTCAAATCCCACCGTTGATCCTTCAGAGATCCAACCTATTATCATAAATCCTGATGGTAGTGTCACAAGGAATGTGAAAATACCAAGCACTGAACCCACACAAGACCCAAACAACATTGTTCTCACCAAAGATGTCCTTCTAAACCCTATTAACAAAACTTTCATACGTTTGTTCCTACCTAGGATAGCACTTCACACTTCTAAGAAACTCCCTCTAATTGTTTACTATCATGGAGGTGGTTTTGTATTCTTTAGCGCTTCTTCAACAATCAACCATGACTTTTGCGTCAAATTAGCGGAAAAAATTGGCGTCGTGGTTGCATCAGTGGATTACCGTCTTGCGCCAGAATACCGCCTCCCTACCGCCTATGATGACGCGGTTGAGGCATTACATTGGTTGCAAACGACAAGTGAAAAATGGGTGCTTCAATTTTGTGATGTGTCCAATTGTTACCTTATGGGATCTAGTGCGGGAGGGAACATCGCATACCACGCAAGTTTACGTGTGGCTAAAACCATTGATGAAGTTGATTTTGACCAATTTAAGATCAGAGGGTTGATATTGCACCATCCATTTTTTGGTGGGTCCAAAAGGACAAATACAGAGTTGAGATTCGAAAATGATCGAGCTTTGCCTCTTAAGGCGAGTGATCTAATGTGGGAGTTTTCATTGCCCGAGGGTGTAGGTAGGGACCATAAGTTTTGTAATCCAATGattgttgatgaagaagatggtGAATGTTTTGATAAAATCAAACGGTTGGGATTAAAGATTCTTTTGACAGGTTGTGATGGAGACCCCTTGATTGATCGTCAAGTTAAATTTGTGGAGATGTTGAGACACAAAGGGATTGAAGTTGTGAGTTACTTTGGGAAAGGTTTTCATGGGATGGAACTATTGGAACCAAAGGGAGATGAACCATTATTtgaacaaataaaatatttcataaataatAGTATCGCGTAA